In Vigna unguiculata cultivar IT97K-499-35 chromosome 3, ASM411807v1, whole genome shotgun sequence, a single genomic region encodes these proteins:
- the LOC114176089 gene encoding UDP-glucose 4-epimerase GEPI42-like yields the protein MVSPMSTILVTGGAGFIGSHTVLQLLKQGFRVTIIDNLDNSVIEAVHRVRRLVGPHLSNNLTFCHGDLRNPNDLEPLFSQTKFDAVIHFAGLKGVGESVAKPRRYYDNNVVGTINLFQAMAKFNCKNMVISSSATVYGQPHQVPCVEEDLHLHAMNPYGRTKLFVEEIARDIQRAEGDWRIILLRYFNPVGAHESGQIGEDPRGIPNNLMPYIHQVAVGRLPELKVYGDDYPTKDGTPIRDYIHVMDLADGHIAALRKLFATDNIGCTAYNLGTGRGTSVLEMVAAFEKASGKKISMKMCPRRPGDATAVYASTEKAEKELGWKAKYGIEEMCRDLWNWASKNPWGYQGKH from the exons ATGGTGTCCCCGATGTCAACGATTCTGGTGACGGGTGGGGCGGGCTTCATCGGATCCCACACGGTGCTCCAGCTTCTCAAACAGGGTTTCCGGGTTACCATTATCGACAACCTCGACAACTCCGTCATCGAAGCCGTTCACAGGGTTCGCCGTCTTGTCGGTCCTCACCTTTCCAACAACCTCACCTTCTGTCACGGCGACCTCCGCAATCCCAACGATTTGGAGCCACTTTTCTCTCAGACCAA GTTTGACGCTGTCATCCACTTCGCCGGCTTAAAGGGTGTTGGAGAAAGCGTTGCAAAGCCCCGGCGTTACTACGACAACAATGTGGTGGGCACTATCAACCTTTTTCAGGCAATGGCTAAATTTAACTGCAAAAACATGGTTATTTCCTCCTCCGCCACTGTTTACGGCCAACCCCATCAAGTTCCATGCGTGGAGGAGGACTTGCATTTGCACGCCATGAATCCCTACGGAAGAACCAAG CTCTTTGTTGAAGAAATTGCCAGAGACATTCAGAGAGCAGAGGGAGATTGGAGAATCATTCTGCTGAGGTACTTCAATCCGGTTGGGGCTCACGAGAGTGGGCAGATTGGGGAAGATCCAAGGGGTATCCCCAATAACCTCATGCCTTACATTCATCAGGTTGCTGTTGGAAGATTGCCCGAGCTCAAAGTTTATGGTGATGATTATCCCACCAAGGATGGCACCCCG ATCCGGGATTATATCCATGTAATGGACTTGGCAGATGGTCACATTGCTGCCCTTCGAAAGCTTTTTGCAACAGACAACATTG GTTGTACTGCCTATAATTTGGGAACTGGGCGTGGCACATCGGTGCTTGAAATGGTTGCTGCATTTGAAAAAGCTTCCGGCAAG AAAATTTCGATGAAAATGTGTCCCAGGAGACCAGGAGATGCTACTGCTGTGTATGCATCCACGGAGAAAGCTGAGAAAGAACTTGGTTGGAA GGCAAAATACGGTATAGAGGAAATGTGCAGGGACCTATGGAACTGGGCGAGCAAAAATCCATGGGGATACCAGGGGAAACACTAG